Genomic window (Prevotella melaninogenica ATCC 25845):
ATTAATTTCTTTAATTTGCAAACTATAGATAGCAAAAAATGATTTTTTTGTTTTTATTTTGTGTTATATTTGGTTTGATGTACCTTTGCACAGCATTAACAAAGGATTTCAATGACATTACACGTATTTAACCCCGAACATGATATTGCGTTAGCTTATGATAACAAGTACTTTACGGCTCCGCACGCAGGTAGGCAGCTTCGCAATGATTTAGATTACCTACCTGTTCTGTGGGCAGCGGAAGGTGACTATGTACTTGTAGAAAACGTGAGTTCTGCTCAGCAGCATGCCTCTCGCCTTCAGCGTTATGGTAAGCAGGTGAATTTTGTTGATAAAAAAGGTGTAGATCGTCTATTAGAACAGATTGATAAGGTTGTGCCATGGGGATGGGATTCTTCTATTAAGTTTCAGTTGAGCCAGATGGGGGTTAAGCCATCTGTACTTCCTGATAATGAGGTGCTTGCAAATGTACGTAGACTTAGTAATCGTCAGTTCTCTTCTGCTGTATTAAAGGAACTACAAGAGAAATTTATTCATCCTATTTTACTTGGTAAGTCGTCCTATGTTGATAGTATTATAGAATTAGAACGTATTCTTCAGAGTTTGGGTAAGGCTGTGATAAAGGCTCCGTGGAGTAGCAGTGGGAGAGGAGTGCGCTATGTTGATACTGTCTTGGATGCTGCCTTGGCTAATTGGTCTAAGAATGTGATAAAGACGCAAGGCGGTATAATGATAGAGCCTTATTACAATAAGGTGAAGGATTTTGGTGTAGAATTTTATGCGGATGCGGATGGAGCCCATTACGCAGGACTGTCTGTATTCCATACTGTTAGCGGTGCATATGTAGGTAATAGCCTTGCAGACGAAGCTGAGAAACATTCGACTCTGTCTACTTATGTATCGAATGAACTGTTACATGAAGTTATTTCAGCTTTAGAGCAGTTGCTAACCAATCATTTGCGAGGTGTTTATAGCGGTCCGTTAGGCGTTGATATGATGATTGTTGCTGCAGAAGATAGTTTTATGCTTCACCCTGTAGTAGAGATTAACTTGAGACGTACGATGGGGCATGTAGCCTTGTCTTTATCTGCTTGGGAAGAACTCCATAATAGAATGATGCGAATAGATTATGATGGTTCTCATTATCATCTTCATATAGTTCACAAAGATAGATAATGTCTGTACTTGAATAATTGCTTATAGAAGAGTATATGAAGTCATATCAGGTCTTTATTTGTGATGTGTTAGCCTGCAACACAACTTGTGTTTACCCTCCGCACGAATAGTGCTAGCGCTTCGCACGATATGTGTTGGGCTACAGATATCATTAAATAAAGAGGGATAGAAGACCTCAATTGTCATTAATTACACTATAGTAAGCTATTAATGACAATCTTATATAGGAAATGTTTACTAAGAAATAGTGTTTAAAAATAACATTCCCATGATGTTGTGAACTTGTATTTACTTACAAATTCGGACTTATTCAGCTAAAAATAGCTGAATAAGACGTAGACGTTTGATTTTTTGTTGGTTAAAAGATTTAATAGGCTTAGTTGTGATACATCCAGTAAGCCAAGCCAACAACTGCTAAGGCAAAGAATGTCATAACAATCTTCATTACCTTATTAAAAACCTTACGACGGCGTGCCGCTGATGAAGAAGGAGGTTTGATTCCTCCTGTCTGATAGTCGATGTGCTGATGTCTTGTCATGTTTTAGAGTTTGTACGAGGATGTTTTATCGTGAATACTTACAACCTTCGTTTGTTAATATTTGTTTATCATAACTTCGGCAAAGATACAAAAAAACACGGATACAACCTAATGTATCCGTGATTTTCTTTAATTTTTCTTTATTTTAAAAGCGAAAACTTAATTCTAAGTCAAACATTGAATAGTTTGGTTTACCCGTACTATTCATAGAACGATCATGAACATAAGAATAAATACCACTCAATGCAAGGTTTTTGGTGAACTCGTAGTCAAGTCCTAAGTCGTATTGTGTACGCTGCTTTTCAGCACCATCAGATGGCTGATACATATCGTAACGTGCCTTGGCATGTAGCTTCTTAGGAATGATAGGCGCAATGACTAAAGCATAAACACCCTGAGCTTTGTCTCCATCTGCACTAAGACTGCAGTCTGTAGCTGCCGAAGCATCTGTGTTGCTCAGTGCTTTAGCGAAGGCATTACCAGTAGAATGTACGTATTCAGAGCGTATGGTCCAATCGTTAACTTTGTATTCTGCAGAGAAGGCATAGCGTCGTTGTTGCAGACTACGTACACCTGAGTGTGTGGCACCAGCTGCATCTGTCCATGTTCCCTTGCGAGCATACGAACCAGTCCATCCGAACCAGCCTAAGCGCATGCCTTCAACAGGCATTACCCATACACCACCAATGATATTCTTCTGTTGGTCAACATCTCTTACGTTGATTCCTTGCCCATCGAATACACCTACCTGATAGTGAACAAGATTTCTACCTGCGGCTGTCTTTAGGAAATCGCCTTGTATCTGTACACCAATGTCACGTCCGTTAGATGGATGTGCACCAGCTCGGTCTGAGAAACTTGCTAATTTCTGAACACCTTGTGCTACACTCATAAATCCCAGGTCGATAGGATGGATAGGGTTGTCAAAAGTGAATGGATTCTTGAACTGTCCTGCTTTAACACGGAAGAAATCATACTTCTGCCATTCAATAAAGAGGTCGACTAATCGTGGTGATGCGCCCAATGTAGATGTGTTTCCATTGAACTGTAACTGTGCTTTCCAAGCCCAATCTTCAAGGATACGACCATCAAGTGATACACGGCCTAAGCGGAGGTTGAAACTATTTGACTTGTTGTTGTTCATACCATTGTATTGGTACTGAACGATACCGAAGCCAGACAATTTTACGTTATTAATCCACTTTGGTGCTTCCTGTGCTTTACCGAGAAGTGAGCATAGCATCATTGCTGATAGGATAATTGTTTTTCTCATAACTCTATGAATTTAGGTAATGATAATATTTTAGGTTGATAACTCGGCTATTGACGATGCAAAGATAGTATTTTATCAAATAATAACAAAATATTATGCTGCTTTTGTCGTGTCTTTTCTTGGTTAGAGTTTGAAGATAAGGGCTTTCTATATATATTAAGGTGAAATTACCCACTATGGCAGTCACTGTAAAGGATAATTCCTTTGGCTGGAATAGTGGGCAATCTTTAAATATGTAGTTTACTGTCGTTTATCGTTTCTCCAATAAGACAACGTTCTCAACGTGTGGTGTATGTGGGAACATGTCTACAGGTTGGACGGCAGAAACTTTATAGTCTGCATCGAGCAGAGCAAGGTCACGTGCTTGTGTTGCAGGGTTACAACTAACGTAAACAATTCGCTTTGGACTTGCTCCGAGTATAACGTTCACAACGTCTGGATGCATACCTGCGCGTGGAGGGTCTGTGATGATAACGTCTGGGCGTCCATGCTCACTGATAAAGTCCTCTGTAAGAATGTCTTTCATGTCACCTGCATAGAAGAGTGTGTTGTCAATCTTGTTGACTTCTGAGTTAACCTTTGCATCTTCTATTGCCTCTGGAACATATTCAATACCAATTACTTTCTGAGCTTTCTTTGCTACGAAGTTTGCAATTGTACCCGTACCCGTATAGAGGTCATATACAAGCTCGTTACCTGTAAGGTTGGCAAATTCGCGTGCAACAGAATAGAGGTGATATGCCTGTTCGGTATTAGTCTGGTAGAAACTCTTTGGTCCCACCTTGAATCTTAAGTCTTCCATCGTTTCAAAGATATGATCATTACCTTTGAAAAGTGTTAGTTCAAGGTCGTTGAATGTATCGTTACCTTTCTGATTATCAACGTAGAAGAGTGAAGAAATTTGTGGAAAACGGTCTGCAATATGCTGCATTAATGCCTTTGCACGCTCATCGTCTCCCTCCTCATCATAGTGGAACTGTACAAGTACCATCCATTCGCCTGTATTAGAGTTGCGCACCATAATATCTCGCAATAAACCATGTTGTGCACGAATATCGTAGAATTTCATTCCAGTAGAGAGTGCATAGTCCCGGATATCCTTGCGAATCTCGTTGCAGAGGTCATCCATCAACCAGCATTTCTCTATAGGATATACCTTGTCAAAGGCACCTGTAATATGGAAGCCGATGGCTCCTTCAGCCAAGCCAATGCCTTCTGGTAGCGCTTTTAGCTCCTCTTCTGTATACCAACGCTTATTAGCACAACCAAATTCGAGCTTGTTACGATATTCCTTGGTGTGTACTGAACCCATGATTGGGCGAAACTCAGGGAGCTCAACCTTGCCAATACGACTCAGTTGATCATATACTTGTTGTTGCTTTGCTTTCAACTGTTCTTCGTAAGGAAGGTTTTGCCACTTACATCCACCACAGATGCCAAAGTGTTCACACATAGGTTCCTGACGTACAGCACTTTTACTGATGAAGCGTATGACTGTAGCTTCACAATAACTACGCTTCTTCTTGCGTACCTGAAGGTCAACTACGTCTCCTGGTACAACAAAAGGAACAAAAATAACTTTATCATCAACATGTGCAACACATTTACCTTCGGCCGCCACAGCTTCTATTGTGACATTCTCCAGAATGGGTAATGGCTTTCTTTTTCTACTCATAATCTGTTTTGTATTTCGCTGCAAAGTTACTAATTTTTTCCCGTTTGTAGTCTGCTTGATAGTTTTT
Coding sequences:
- the rlmD gene encoding 23S rRNA (uracil(1939)-C(5))-methyltransferase RlmD, with amino-acid sequence MSRKRKPLPILENVTIEAVAAEGKCVAHVDDKVIFVPFVVPGDVVDLQVRKKKRSYCEATVIRFISKSAVRQEPMCEHFGICGGCKWQNLPYEEQLKAKQQQVYDQLSRIGKVELPEFRPIMGSVHTKEYRNKLEFGCANKRWYTEEELKALPEGIGLAEGAIGFHITGAFDKVYPIEKCWLMDDLCNEIRKDIRDYALSTGMKFYDIRAQHGLLRDIMVRNSNTGEWMVLVQFHYDEEGDDERAKALMQHIADRFPQISSLFYVDNQKGNDTFNDLELTLFKGNDHIFETMEDLRFKVGPKSFYQTNTEQAYHLYSVAREFANLTGNELVYDLYTGTGTIANFVAKKAQKVIGIEYVPEAIEDAKVNSEVNKIDNTLFYAGDMKDILTEDFISEHGRPDVIITDPPRAGMHPDVVNVILGASPKRIVYVSCNPATQARDLALLDADYKVSAVQPVDMFPHTPHVENVVLLEKR
- a CDS encoding porin, with the translated sequence MRKTIILSAMMLCSLLGKAQEAPKWINNVKLSGFGIVQYQYNGMNNNKSNSFNLRLGRVSLDGRILEDWAWKAQLQFNGNTSTLGASPRLVDLFIEWQKYDFFRVKAGQFKNPFTFDNPIHPIDLGFMSVAQGVQKLASFSDRAGAHPSNGRDIGVQIQGDFLKTAAGRNLVHYQVGVFDGQGINVRDVDQQKNIIGGVWVMPVEGMRLGWFGWTGSYARKGTWTDAAGATHSGVRSLQQRRYAFSAEYKVNDWTIRSEYVHSTGNAFAKALSNTDASAATDCSLSADGDKAQGVYALVIAPIIPKKLHAKARYDMYQPSDGAEKQRTQYDLGLDYEFTKNLALSGIYSYVHDRSMNSTGKPNYSMFDLELSFRF